The Metabacillus schmidteae nucleotide sequence AAAACGAAGAATTAAAAGATGTTACATTATTAGGAAATCAAGGGGTTAAATACTTGTTCGAGTATTCTCCTGATATTCTGGAATCCTTTGATAACAAACACCCAAATCGTGATTATTTTGTTAAATTTAATTGTCCGGAATTTACATCATTATGTCCGATAACAAATCAACCGGATTTTGCTACAATTTATATTAGCTATATTCCTGACGAAAAAATGGTTGAGAGTAAATCGTTAAAGTTATATCTATTCAGCTTCAGAAACCACGGTGATTTTCATGAAGATTGCATGAATATTATTATGAATGATCTAATTGAATTAATGGAACCACGCTACATTGAAGTGTGGGGGAAATTTACTCCGCGCGGCGGGATTTCGATTGATCCTTACACAAACTACGGAAAACCCGGAACAAAATATGAGGAAATGGCACAATACCGTTTAATGAATCATGATTTGTATCCGGAGACGGTAGATAATAGATAAGAAAAAGATGAGGCTGGGACATAACTAGCTTCAAATAGTGAGAAAGGTGAATTTGAGGATACTCAAATTCACCTTTCTCTATTTATGAGGAAAATTCTTCTATTACCTTAGTTGTTGGCAGTGAATTTTCTTAAATTCACTGCCATTAACGCGAGTCCCATTTCGTTTTCAACCTTCGGTTTTCCTCGTACCGAAAATCGAGTGAAACGCAAATTGGCCTTCAAGAAT carries:
- the queF gene encoding preQ(1) synthase: MAGRKNEELKDVTLLGNQGVKYLFEYSPDILESFDNKHPNRDYFVKFNCPEFTSLCPITNQPDFATIYISYIPDEKMVESKSLKLYLFSFRNHGDFHEDCMNIIMNDLIELMEPRYIEVWGKFTPRGGISIDPYTNYGKPGTKYEEMAQYRLMNHDLYPETVDNR